DNA sequence from the Glycine soja cultivar W05 chromosome 18, ASM419377v2, whole genome shotgun sequence genome:
tgaattttATCCAACACAATGATAGAACTGTTTCATACTTTCATCATTTAGAGTTCAAACAAATAATTCGCTTCCATCCTTTTCTTAGCAGTCTTTATGTCATCTTCTATGCTGAGCACAGAATCTTTACAGTTTACATCCATAATCTGAAATGaagcattttgttttgtttttttggttttttgccTTTGGCATTGTCTATACTATATAGAGCAGATGTCGTTATTATCCAGGTGAAAAATCAGTCATGCCGCCATGGGAAGAGATCCTCTCAagtggaatttttttttgagatgGTCAAATGTTAACGTCTCACtgttaattcttttaaatttccaTTTTATAATAGAActatatcatattaataatcTTACAATGTTAATGTCATTGAAAAGAATCCATTCCCATGCGCCGCCATACATATGCACCATTATATTCATCTGGGGTGCACTAGCAATTGAAAAGCAAGAACTATATATTATGGCAAGTAAACCATTCAACAACAATAACAGAGCATCCCACTAGACAAGCAAACTATTCGAACATTGAATTTTGCCACACATAAATAGTTATAGTTTAAGCATGGCTATCCCAtgcttaaaaataattcattttagaATGACAACATATTACAAGAATGTGATGACATATAGTCACCTTGCAGCGGCATttgacttcttttttttcaacttagattttgattcaaaacaaataataaacaaataatgcaTTAGAGCTTTATTATCTGCTTCAACAAAGCTAAAGCCCGGATTCTTTGTCACACCACTGCAATCCATTAACCAACTTACCTTTTCAACCCCATCTCACCCATATTGGGAAACATATATGTTGACAACAGTAAATATTCACCAATCACCACTCTAATCCCTTCTCATTCTAAGCAGCTCCTATTTTGCACGTTTTGCCGACTCCAAATCTCCATTAACTATGCAAGCTCCAAAGCAAAGTCTTCCGGTTACTGGATTTGGCTCAATACTAATCCAGGCTTTGAATTCAAATCTTGAGATTTATGCAACTCTGTAACTTGATTGGTTCATACATTCCATACTCCATATGACTTGAAAACATTGAAGGCCCAAACATCTTAGCAGCACCAAAGATCAAATGTATCTCCACCCAATCATGTTCAATCCCTAGAAACAAATTGACCTTTGCATGAATATGCCAAAACTAGTTTTGTCCTGCAACTTTGAGGTTTCTTATTGTAATTATCTTAGTTGAGTTGGATGTAGACCCTTTTTAAACTCACCTATTAATTGGTGTTATGCCAAAATGAAtaaacaattatatttcaataattgATCAACATTCATGTTACTGCATAATACTTCATGATCATCAGCTGAATGCCTCAACAAAGCTAGAGCCACGATTTTTGGTCACACCATTGTCATCCATTAACTTCCTTACATTCTCAGCCCCATCCCATTCACCTTGTGATGCATACACATTTGACAGCAATACATAGTCCCCACTTTGGTCCCCTCTCATTCTAAGCAACTGCTCGTTTGCTCGTTTTGCCAACTCCACATCTCCATGGACTTTGCAAGCTCCAAGCAGACTCCTCCAAACAATTGCATTAGGTTCAATCTTCATGGAGGCTATGAAATTAAACGCTTCCTTCAAAAGTCCAGCACGCCCTAGCATGTCCACCACACACCCACAATGCCTAATAGTTGGCTCAATCTTGtacttatttttcataagatgAAAATAACGATTACCCTCGTCAACATTCCCAGCATGACTACAagctgccaaaacaccaacaaaGGTGACCTCATCTGGACAGACCTTGGTCATCTTCATTTCCCTGAATAGACCCAGTGACTCCTCAGCATGGCCATGAAAGGCCAACCCACTAATGACTGAGTTCCACGAGACCACGTCTTTATCTCTTATCAACCAAAACACACGAACTGCTTTCCCAATATTTCCACACTTGGCGTACATATCAACAAGAGCATTCCCCAACAGTGTGCTCAACTTTCCCTTGTTCATCTCGATAATCTTGGCATGCACCTTCTCCCCACTCTCCAAATCTCCCAAATCAGCACAAGCTGACAACAAGCTCAACATTGTCACCTCATCAGGGCACTCCCCAACTCCACACATCTCATCAAACAACTCCAATGCCTCCCGGTTTAAGTTGCGAAGCACATAACCACCAATCAATGCATTCCAACTAACAATATCCTTCATAGGAGCCTCATCAAAAAGCCTCCTAGCACTCTCCATCTCCCCATGCTTCGTGTACACCGTGATCATCACATTCCACGACACCAAATCTCTCTTGGGCATTTCATCAAAGAGTTTCCGTGCGACACTCAAATCCCCTCTTTGGGCATACCCAGCAATGAGTGCAGACCAAGCAACCACATCCCCCTTATCCGAATCATCAAAAATATCAGTTGCAACCTTTAAGTCTCCACATTTAGCATGAAAAACCAAAAGGGTGTTCCTCACAACCACATTTGAACCAAACCCAAGCCTCAGAACCCGGCCATGAACCGCGGAACCAGTGTTGACCCAGAAGAGCTTGGTGCAAGCCTTGAGAACAAATGGGAAAGTGAAATTATCAGGCTTCACAGAACGCTGATCCATCTGGGCATACAGTGCAACCGCGTGCACTGGATCATGGCTCTGAGAAGAGCCTCTGATGTAGGTGTTCCACATGAAGGTGTCTGGTTGGGGAATTTGAGCGAACATTTGGAGTGCATATCGTATCACGGCGGAGGTTGCATTGGGCCCCACCATTGACATGGCGGTGGTGAGGACGAGTTTTCGGAGGAAACCAACGTTGGAAGTTAAACCGTTAACGATCATTAAAGCGTGAATCTGTTTGAGGGTTCCAACGTTCGTAATGGTGCTTCTGCCTCTTCTTTTTCTAATCATATTTCCAAACTAATGTTTTTCCACTATGTGAGTTATATTATAGGGTTTTGCTAATTAGTGTACTTAGAACATTGGTGGCTGCagttgagtttttcttttcataagaaACCATTGGAGTTTGTTAAAACTACATGAATATGGACATGAAGACTATGCTTGTAAAAGTTCCAAATTGTAAGGAATTactatgaataataaaatttgttctACCAGTATTGAAGGCACCACTTGTATAGCCAACACTACTATCATATTTccttcaaattaatttgtttatgaaaaaaaatgctaaaaaaaagtttgcagggatcaaatataataatgGGTTGACTAATCACTCAATGAAAAATTGCTCACAAGACCGAAAGTGACAACAAAAAGCAGTTTTTATTGGATAAAGATACTGTGTCTTAGTATATATTTAGATTGAAGTTAAAAATATTGTGCAGATATTTCAATGcaaatttaacatataaaagtaaaatgaaaacaaaagtgaaaaCTAAAGTAAAGATAATGATTGTGTGACAAAATTACTTTTACTTCATAGATGTTTCTTCATCTCAAAATCAAACGTCTACTTAATAATTAGAATTCACAAAACTTCATTTCTTTCAATGAAATTCTAATCATTTGTAAAATGATAGGTGATATCTTACACTTTTCACTTGCATGAGTGGAGGCTAATACAGTAAAGTCATATCAATGGGATGCATACATTGGAACTAAAGAAATACAAATAATCTGGACAAATTCTTCAGAAAAAGTATGAAGAAATGGTTGTTTAGCTTTGTTCATAGTACTGTAGTAGCTAAACAACCATTTTTAAAAGCAACAACGAGCAATGCTATTATATACAGCAAGAATATAATGATGTCTTAAAAACATGTCCTAAAAACGTGTAGTAATAGCACTCCCCTTTAAAATTAATCATGCTGATGTCTTTTGCACTTAAATCATGTTCATCGAATTTGAGTTTTAGTTGGTTTAATTTCTTAGAACCTTTAAATAGATTTATTATTACATTaagacaaaagaaagaaagaaagaaaaattgggATTTTTTGCATCCTTCCGAATTTTGATTTCTAATCCTTTCTTTATCAAACAGTAGATGATTGACTGCAATGCTATAAGTCGCACCTCGGGTGTTCCATATTCATAGATCAATTTGTGTCATTTCATCTTCAAGCAGAATGCATGTAGAgaacaacaaattaattaaataccactaaagatttttatatattattaatttattctttgattaattatgtatttaataatattttcaaatttcttttgCCATGCCACAGAAGATTGGTCACGGTTGGCTCATCCGGATTCCTTCACTTATTGTGATGATTTTGTATGTCtttttcagatttattttttattttttcttcgtaTTTAATTTATCTCttgtttttaatgtattttttcttttctgtttgagattatatttttacttaattatgaatgaaattatttctaaatttttgttCTAACCAGTTCctcatgtaataaaaaaaagtaaaaataaacatataaaaaaataaaattgaaacacAAGCATCAGcctgaatgaaaaataaatagtaaaaccAATAAATAAGCATTATGTCCAAATTGGGCATCTATCGGAGACGGAATATTATGGTGTCTATCAGAgatgaatgttttttttaaccaGATATTAGagacaaattttattaaaagatgtttttttgtctttaagcAGAGACAACATAAATAATCCGTgcctgaaaatgaaaacagagacAATCAGATCTGAGATGGATGTGTGTATTTCTAATTTCGTCTTCATATTACTAGAGACGGAAAAAGTTACTTTTAGAGGCAAAAAATTTCGTTTTTGTTTTAGaaacataagaaattaaaataaaagaatagaaaatattttttttaaaaggggtGCAATGGGTTTGAAAGTGCATAATTTGATACTcatctaaataattattatccaaattaatttgaatatttgaactaatttgtattttttttatttaaataagtgcAAGTAGAGTTAATTAAGTTTATGGATCTGCATGGATccgtcataatttttaataagaaacttttgaaattcaaatgttacaaaactaaaaatgagTTCATTTTTAGACACATATAGGAGTATTGTTCTATTACTAAAAACTAAGTTGAagtaaatttttgaaataaaaataaattaaataaaaaaatagatattttggttattaataatattatttttttctattttactaTGGGAGGAtaaattaaagagataaaaatttaaaaataaattatttaaattaacacAAATCATCTATATTGATGTGATATgtcaacatttaaaatttaaaactaaaatataattaattaggatTGATTAACATTAATATTACAATTTGTTTAATCTAAAATTGTATACTTTTGACTTGGTATATtacatcaaaattcaaataaaataaaataaaataaatagttattaaaaggaataaaagtaataaataaaaataaatgctaTTTATACTCAATGAATGAAGTGAAATCAATAAAGTGTGTGCGTTTTGTCGTGACATTCTTTTGCAACTTTATGTATCTTAAACCTAAATCCGTGTGCTCCAACCACAAATCTATGTGCCCAGACCACAAATTTGTGTGCTTGGACCTCAACGACTTAACCCATAATAGTTCTTAAATTCACATGTATAATCGCTTCATCGTCAAACAGTCACTTCTCACCGTCACTTTAGCAGTCTCTTGCGGTGGCACAAACTGTATCACGTTTCAAAAGGTATGTTTCGTTCTTCATTCCTTTCTCTTTAGACTAGACACATATCATGTCTTTCCACCAACATATTTTCGCTCTGTTTTCTAAATCTAGGATTCTCTATTTCCTATTTGCACCATGTTGCAATCCATCATTTTCTTAGTTTATTTGTCCTTTTGTTTTTCCCTTCTGCCATTCTCATTTCCCCCCTTATTATTGTACTTGTGTGTCTCTAATTTCGTCTTCATATTACTTAGAGATGGAAAAAGTTACTTTTAGAGACAAAAAATTTCGTTTCTACTGTTTTAGaaacataagaaattaaaatgaaagaatagaaaatattttttttaaaaggggtGCAATGGGTTTGAAAGTGTATAATTTGATACTcatctaaataattattatccaaattaatttgaatatttgaactaatttgtatttttttatttaaatcaatgCAAGTAAAGTTAATTAAGTTTATGGATCTGTATGGATGAGTCTTAATTTCTAATAAGAAACTTTTGAAAACCAAATGttacaaaactaaaaatgagTTCATTTTTAGACACATATAGGAGTATTGTTCTAttactaaaaatactaaaaactaagttgaagtaaatttttgaaataaaaataaattaaataaaaaaatagatatcttggttattaataatatattttttctcttttactaTGTGAGGATAAATTGAAgagataaaaatttgaaaataaattatttaaattaacacAAATCATCTAAATTGATGTGATATGTCaacatttacaaattaaaactaaaatataattaattaggatTGATTAACATTAATATTACAATTTGTTTAATCTAAAATTGTATACTTTTGACTTGGTATATtacatcaaaattcaaaatttaaataaaataaaataatagttattaaaaggaataaaagttataaataaaaataaatgctaTTTATACTCAATGAATGAAGTGAAATCAATAAAGTGTGTGCGTTTTGTCGTGACATTCTTTTGCAATTTTATGTATCTTAAACCTAAATCTGTGTGCTCCAACCACAAATCTATGTGCCCAGACCACAAATTTATGCACTTGGACCTCAACGACTCAACCCATAATAGCCCTTAAATTCACATGTATAATTGTTTTATCGTCAAACAGTCACTTCTCACCATCACTTTAACAGTCTCTTACGGTGGCACAAACTGTATCACGTTTCAAAAGGTGTGTTTCGTTCTTCATTCCTTTCTCTTTAGACTAGACACATATAATGTCTTTCCACCAACATATTTTTGCTCTGTTTTCTAAATCTAGGGTTCTCTATTTCCTATTTGCACCATGTTGCAATCCATCATTTTCTTAGCTTGtttgttcttttgtttttcccttCTGCCATTCTCATTTCCCCCTTTATTATTGTACTTGTGTGTCTCTAATTTCATCTTCATATTACTTAGAGACGAAAAAAGTTACTTTTAGAGACAAAAAGTTTCGTTTCTACTGTTTTAGaaacataagaaattaaaatgaaaggatGGATCTGCAAGGATCCGACATAATTTCTAATAAGAAACTTTTAAAATCCAAATGTCACAAAACTAAAAATGAGTTCATTTTTAGACACATATAGGAGTATTGTTCTAttactaaaaatactaaaaactaagttgaagtaaatttttgaaataaatataaattaaataaaaaaatagatattttggttattaataatattttttttctattttaatatgtgaggataaattaaagagataaaagtttaaaaataaattatttaaattaacacAAATAATCTATATTGATGTGATatgtaaacatttaaaaattaaaactaaagtataattaattaggaTTGATTAACATTAATATTACAATTTGTTTAATCTAAAATTGTATACTTTTGACTTGGTATATtacatcaaaattcaaaatttaaataaaataaaataatagttattaaaaggaataaaagttataaataaaaataaatgctaTTTATACTCAACGAGTGTAGTGAACTCAATAAAGTGTATGCGTTTTGTCGTGATACTCTTTTGCAACTTTATCATAAACCTAAATCCGCGTGCTCCAACCACAAATCCATGTGCTCGGACCACAAATTTGTGTGCTTGAACCTCAACGACTCAACCCACAATAGTCTTTAAATTCACATGTATAATCGCTTATCGTTAAACACACTTCTCATCGTCACTTTAGTCATCTCTTGCGGTGGCACAAACTGGATCACGTTTCAAACGGTGTGTTTTGTTCTTCATTCCTTTCTCTTTAGATTAGACACATATTATGTCTTTCCACCAACATATTTTCGCTCTGCTTTCTAAACTTAGGGTTCTCTATTTCCTATTTGCACCATGTTGCAATCCATCATTTTCTCAGCTTATCCCTGTTAAAGAATGAGGTAATTAATTTCAAGAGTACGATAACGTTAACATTTACATGCAGactaacacacacacaaaactaTCAACTCTTTTTGTAGTTTTGGTCACATATCATGCTGAAAGTTAAATTATCCCTGTTAAAGAATGAGGTAATTAATTTCAAGAGTACAATAACGTTAACATTTACATGCAGACTAACTTGGTGACCGGTGAGGTGTTCCTAGTTACCATACGAAAGGTAATACTCTACACAATTGGTAAGGTGCGAAAATCAGTGTTATAAAGTGAAATGATTTTCAATCAAGCTCTCAACTTCTAATCACTCAACAAAAAGCTTAGGCTAGTTTTATgcacattttaatttatacctttgtcaaacaagattttcttcttttactatgttataagattaaaatattataagttttgTCAATCATTAATTTCAATCCAAAAGTGATcctctttaatgaaattttctGACAATTACATTTTTCTAATCCAGagtattaaattattgtttttatttcatgatTTTCACCTTTCGACTTTTGACATACTCCACCATGCACAAAGCTATAAGCATGAAACCTCCCCAAGTTACCATGTGAGCCACGGTTCTGCGTACCTAAAAAATCAGTATTTAAGgagttctgttttttttttatgcaacacaaTTTTTCCTTAATACCATGTTCATCGAATTCTTCAAAAAACAAACCTTCTAGTTCATTCCCTCTACACCCTTTCCCCCTCTTCCGTTGCATAATTCACATGCCGAAAATTCTgtaacaccccccccccccccccacaaaagcctttttgtttttcctcGCGGCAAACACATTAGTGCTTCATTCTTTAACGGGTTTGTCCCCTTgatcattattatattttcacttCAATTCATGCACCTATGTTTGAAACTTGGTTTATCTTCTTTGTTAGtacatatattttgaaattgacgggtttgtgaattgtgatctttttgtttttcacttgCTTCTTTGATGAAACAGAGGATTTTGGTGTAGGATGGGATCGATAGAGAACGCTTCCAaaccaaggaaggaaaatcCGAAATTTGAATTGCCAGCGGGTTTTAGATTTCATCCAACAGATGAAGAACTCATAAATCAATACCTCACAAAGAAGGTTGTTGACAACTGTTTCTGTGCTATAGCCATTGGTGAGGTTGATTTGAACAAGTGTGAGCCATGGGATTTGCCTGGTGAGTCTCTCATTTTCTTGTGTTTTGATGAATTGAATCCTTACGTTATCTTTGCTTTTATGGTGAATTGGTGATATCTCTCACAATCatatatgtttggtttttgaaggGTTGGCTAAAATGGGTGAAACTGAGTGGTATTTTTTCTGTGTGAGGGACAGAAAATTCCCAACAGGTATAAGGACTAATAGGGCCACTGATATTGGTTATTGGAAAGCCACAGGAAAAGACAAGGAGATAATAATGGAGAATGCACTCATTGGGATGAAGAAAACCTTGGTTTTCTACAAGGGAAGAGCTCCTAAAGGTGAAAAGACAAACTGGGTTATGCATGAATATAGGTTGGAAGGGAAACATAATCAACCCAAACCTGGAAAGGTATAGTTGAGTTTGTGTACTTTCTGTTgttattttgaagaaataattATATGGTTTCAGACTgctatgtgtatatatatatatatatatatatatccagatGAGATTGATCAGGACTATGGTCACGTGGAGGTTCCAGACCatgtaatgattttttattttttatttttattttctctcactcAAGGTGAACTTGTAATTAACTaaggttgttttgttttgttttgatattACCCCCCTCTTCATAGAGTGAATGGGTGATTTGTAGAGTCTTTGAGAAGAGTCGTTGTGGGAAGAAAATGCATGTTCCAAAGTGTGGGAGGTTCAACAACCCCTTTGGAGAGGAACCATCATCAGGTGCTTCTCTATTGCCTCCTTTGATGGATTCTTCTCCATACAACAGTGAAACAAGAACCACCACTGCTGGGGAGTTGTCTCAGGTGACATGCTTCTCTGATCCAAATCAAACTGAGGATCAGAACAACACACATGATGACATTGTTGATAGCATGGAAACTCCTATTTTGAACTTCTCACCCTTTTCAAGGCCTGATGATGCATCCACTTTGGCCAAAGCAACCCTTTCTTCAGCCTCAAACCAATCAGCACAGATTGCACACCAAATTGGGGACTCACAGTTCCCAGATTATTGTTATGCGCCTCAAGAACCGTCCATGTTGAGGATGCTGATGGAAAACCATGAACCCTGTGCGAAGCAAACTCAGAAAGAAGAGTTTCCTGAGGGAAGAGACTTTGATGGAGATATCTCATCTATGATATACAGCAGTGACATGATAAACAGAATGTTTGGGAATCAAGAACGTTCTTCATCAGCTTCTGCAGGGCCTGTGGACACTGATTTCCTATGGAATTACTGAAGGTTAAGGAATATTATTTAGTGTTAAGACAGAAaatatgttaattatatttatattcatatgATACATACAGGTTGGTTACCTGCAACTTCATGAACTTATTGTAGGAATTATGGGAAATGCATGAAATTGAATTTCCCCCCTCTGGTTGATAACTTTGATAAAAACTAGTGCTGAATAGTCCATATGTTATATATGATCtgttaatctttattttcatcattgCAGCCCAATTACAGGTTGTTACCACCACCTTTTCTTAGGACTTGTTTGTGCAACTTTTGGGTTACCATCTGCTTTAGATAATGTGGTCATATTCATAGCCAGTTTACTCAAGATAATGTTAGGggtgatttattttaaatcaatttaaagttaaatatataatttg
Encoded proteins:
- the LOC114395830 gene encoding NAC domain-containing protein 100-like, producing the protein MGSIENASKPRKENPKFELPAGFRFHPTDEELINQYLTKKVVDNCFCAIAIGEVDLNKCEPWDLPGLAKMGETEWYFFCVRDRKFPTGIRTNRATDIGYWKATGKDKEIIMENALIGMKKTLVFYKGRAPKGEKTNWVMHEYRLEGKHNQPKPGKSEWVICRVFEKSRCGKKMHVPKCGRFNNPFGEEPSSGASLLPPLMDSSPYNSETRTTTAGELSQVTCFSDPNQTEDQNNTHDDIVDSMETPILNFSPFSRPDDASTLAKATLSSASNQSAQIAHQIGDSQFPDYCYAPQEPSMLRMLMENHEPCAKQTQKEEFPEGRDFDGDISSMIYSSDMINRMFGNQERSSSASAGPVDTDFLWNY
- the LOC114395771 gene encoding pentatricopeptide repeat-containing protein At5g15300-like, with amino-acid sequence MIRKRRGRSTITNVGTLKQIHALMIVNGLTSNVGFLRKLVLTTAMSMVGPNATSAVIRYALQMFAQIPQPDTFMWNTYIRGSSQSHDPVHAVALYAQMDQRSVKPDNFTFPFVLKACTKLFWVNTGSAVHGRVLRLGFGSNVVVRNTLLVFHAKCGDLKVATDIFDDSDKGDVVAWSALIAGYAQRGDLSVARKLFDEMPKRDLVSWNVMITVYTKHGEMESARRLFDEAPMKDIVSWNALIGGYVLRNLNREALELFDEMCGVGECPDEVTMLSLLSACADLGDLESGEKVHAKIIEMNKGKLSTLLGNALVDMYAKCGNIGKAVRVFWLIRDKDVVSWNSVISGLAFHGHAEESLGLFREMKMTKVCPDEVTFVGVLAACSHAGNVDEGNRYFHLMKNKYKIEPTIRHCGCVVDMLGRAGLLKEAFNFIASMKIEPNAIVWRSLLGACKVHGDVELAKRANEQLLRMRGDQSGDYVLLSNVYASQGEWDGAENVRKLMDDNGVTKNRGSSFVEAFS